A single Pararhizobium sp. A13 DNA region contains:
- a CDS encoding conjugal transfer protein TraA, with the protein MEFFLGAFTAEWESRKAAFLHDLSLGRRPSSDEDERRRRGGAAGTSELVGGSKGRGGGFRVGGRDRPGLGAGMHRRADRPMRARFAGLASGSQPAVVKMASFGGGGRVAAMITYVSRNGDVVVENERGEQLRGRDQLSAVGSEWDHLMNNRAESRDIGLFHVAVTEDGRGGDDVFARARQIVTQGLGDGAFAFAVSERSDGSGFDIEGMAVLRRPGGERLTADAKASAIVQQRLDASLAEDASAKFQFTGYGNGTDYGASRLRSLVETHTGNVQDEQGRSISDAKQAGDLVQLEWRHQLHSRKPRDVMHLILSARAGTDVTAFQDAARDFLGSQFAGHRYVFSLHDAVSDPKAQEAGGKRPHVHVHAIVAMRSDGGDRIETTISTFRQWRLTMAEKARMHGIAMEMTDRRDRASPAAYSKNQVRPVNTIGRTDHEATSEAAQRRYDAKRADLPSSIPHTARSQTYTRAAQQEWLEFGRSQLSQPVREFVDAQLSRLDDRSLAADPQLSGQGEKPNSGAQSRTDLLTLVELVSEGDDMRHMTRPEFEAYEKRVETALLQAERAMPAAERAGLEAIATAAREHVNVRRELVELVEHRDRGGDQQDRSTAGSDREDERQRWNDAVARYGRAAAEAANAVLVDVERSRDALERAEAGAPDTIRALKQALDTQLLKAAELGAAGNGLIRDVADVDEALRNMLQAVERERQKADREQTAARSERSEPAANPERGAPAGGSGREADVQNRRIDGDTKARNEHDDRER; encoded by the coding sequence ATGGAGTTTTTCCTGGGAGCGTTCACCGCCGAATGGGAGAGCCGTAAGGCAGCCTTTCTCCATGATCTGTCGCTGGGGCGGCGGCCATCGTCGGATGAGGACGAGCGCCGGCGCCGGGGAGGGGCTGCCGGCACTTCGGAGCTGGTAGGTGGATCGAAAGGTCGGGGAGGCGGATTCCGGGTGGGAGGAAGGGATCGCCCGGGATTGGGAGCCGGCATGCATCGTCGCGCCGATCGGCCGATGCGGGCGCGATTTGCCGGCCTTGCCTCCGGCAGTCAGCCGGCCGTGGTGAAGATGGCGTCGTTCGGTGGCGGCGGGCGAGTGGCGGCGATGATCACCTATGTCTCGCGCAACGGCGATGTCGTGGTCGAGAACGAACGCGGCGAGCAGCTCCGGGGGCGTGATCAGCTTTCCGCGGTGGGCAGCGAGTGGGATCACCTGATGAACAACCGGGCCGAGAGCCGGGACATCGGGTTGTTTCATGTCGCCGTCACAGAGGACGGCCGTGGCGGTGATGACGTGTTCGCGCGGGCGCGGCAGATCGTGACGCAGGGTCTGGGCGACGGTGCCTTTGCCTTTGCGGTGAGCGAGCGCTCGGATGGCAGTGGCTTCGATATCGAAGGAATGGCTGTGCTTCGTCGCCCGGGAGGAGAGCGCCTGACAGCCGACGCGAAGGCAAGCGCAATCGTGCAGCAGCGCCTGGATGCGAGCCTTGCCGAAGACGCGAGCGCAAAGTTCCAATTCACCGGCTACGGCAATGGCACGGACTACGGCGCCAGCCGTCTGCGGTCGCTCGTCGAAACCCACACGGGCAATGTCCAGGATGAGCAGGGGCGGTCGATCTCCGACGCCAAACAGGCCGGCGATCTCGTCCAGCTGGAATGGCGGCATCAGCTGCATAGCCGCAAGCCGCGCGATGTCATGCATCTCATCCTGTCGGCACGGGCGGGTACCGATGTGACGGCCTTCCAGGATGCGGCCCGCGACTTTCTCGGGAGCCAGTTTGCCGGCCACCGGTATGTGTTTTCGCTGCACGACGCTGTAAGCGATCCCAAGGCGCAGGAGGCGGGGGGCAAGCGTCCGCATGTGCATGTGCATGCCATCGTCGCGATGCGCTCGGATGGCGGCGACCGGATCGAGACGACCATTTCGACGTTTCGGCAATGGCGGCTGACGATGGCCGAGAAGGCCCGGATGCACGGCATTGCCATGGAAATGACCGATCGCCGGGACCGGGCCAGCCCGGCGGCCTATTCCAAAAACCAGGTGCGGCCGGTGAACACCATCGGTCGCACCGACCATGAGGCAACCAGTGAGGCGGCACAGCGTCGTTACGACGCGAAGCGGGCAGATCTGCCAAGCAGCATTCCCCATACCGCTCGCAGCCAGACCTATACCAGAGCCGCCCAACAGGAATGGCTCGAATTCGGGCGGTCGCAGCTGTCTCAGCCCGTACGAGAGTTTGTTGACGCTCAGCTGAGCCGGCTTGACGATCGCAGCCTGGCGGCTGACCCGCAGCTGTCGGGACAGGGTGAGAAACCCAATTCTGGTGCGCAATCCAGAACAGATTTGCTGACGTTGGTCGAACTTGTTTCGGAGGGTGACGATATGCGCCACATGACACGACCTGAATTCGAGGCTTACGAGAAGCGGGTCGAAACCGCACTGTTGCAGGCGGAACGGGCAATGCCGGCGGCGGAGCGCGCCGGTTTAGAGGCGATCGCGACGGCGGCCCGCGAGCATGTCAATGTGCGGCGAGAACTCGTCGAACTCGTCGAGCACAGAGATCGCGGCGGCGATCAGCAGGATCGCAGCACGGCTGGCAGCGACCGCGAAGATGAAAGACAACGATGGAACGATGCGGTTGCACGCTACGGCCGCGCGGCGGCCGAAGCGGCAAACGCGGTTCTCGTTGATGTCGAACGGTCTCGCGACGCACTGGAGCGGGCGGAAGCCGGGGCGCCTGACACGATCCGGGCGTTGAAGCAGGCGCTCGATACGCAGTTGCTGAAGGCAGCCGAGCTCGGGGCTGCCGGCAACGGGCTGATCCGCGACGTCGCCGACGTCGACGAGGCGCTCAGGAACATGTTGCAGGCGGTCGAACGCGAACGGCAGAAAGCCGACCGTGAACAGACCGCAGCAAGATCCGAACGATCCGAGCCGGCTGCCAATCCGGAGCGCGGTGCTCCAGCGGGTGGATCCGGACGGGAGGCAGACGTGCAAAACCGCCGGATCGACGGCGACACGAAGGCGCGAAATGAACATGATGATCGGGAACGGTAG
- the mobC gene encoding plasmid mobilization relaxosome protein MobC yields the protein MLTIDGRAVDGPAAGFEEGPMRALTPRESGIAGARVGSGRDGRTERKDRVVHARFSATEMARIDDAAASAGLTISAFMRSLTLEGAGVRPFLTPEDRAILGLLLSDLQAVGVNLNQLARAANRREPGRPEAERAVIADGQRAVAALLLELRSFAARGTRMRVGRA from the coding sequence TTGCTGACGATCGACGGACGGGCCGTCGATGGGCCTGCGGCCGGCTTCGAGGAAGGTCCGATGCGCGCGTTGACACCCAGGGAAAGCGGTATCGCCGGCGCTCGCGTTGGCTCTGGACGGGACGGGCGAACCGAGCGCAAGGACAGGGTGGTTCACGCCCGCTTCAGCGCCACAGAAATGGCCAGGATCGACGATGCTGCCGCAAGCGCGGGACTGACGATTTCGGCGTTCATGCGGTCGCTGACGCTGGAGGGGGCCGGCGTGCGTCCCTTCCTCACGCCGGAGGATCGCGCCATCCTTGGCCTGCTTCTGTCCGATCTCCAAGCCGTCGGCGTCAACCTCAACCAGCTGGCGCGGGCGGCAAACCGGAGAGAACCCGGTCGGCCCGAGGCGGAGAGGGCGGTGATCGCTGATGGTCAGCGTGCCGTCGCCGCACTGCTGCTTGAGCTCCGGTCATTCGCCGCGCGTGGCACTCGAATGCGGGTGGGGAGAGCCTGA
- a CDS encoding ParA family protein, translated as MTRTYAAVSNKGGAGKTTLVTLLAGEYALRGERVLLIDADNRQNLSGWWKLCAEKNNVPDHIVVTVALTQRSIEQAIDDLGRAFNLVIIDAPGVDSSLQTTIIRSAELVISPIQPAIKELEAAGQAVAAVNEINDRFGLSIAHVNVRTRISMPGRNLEAYRYIRPFVAGLVAAEYRTRLLDTELFERNIYREIQNGLGTLQMQELTDPVRKARIEVQALVEEIERYRASNSSEGAA; from the coding sequence ATGACCAGAACGTATGCGGCAGTGAGCAACAAAGGCGGAGCCGGAAAGACGACGCTTGTGACGTTGCTGGCTGGTGAATATGCGCTGCGTGGTGAGCGCGTCCTGCTTATCGATGCGGACAACCGGCAAAATCTCTCGGGCTGGTGGAAACTATGCGCAGAGAAGAACAACGTTCCCGACCACATCGTGGTCACGGTCGCTTTAACGCAACGGTCGATCGAGCAGGCAATCGATGACCTCGGCCGTGCGTTCAATCTCGTCATCATAGACGCGCCCGGCGTTGACAGCTCGTTGCAGACGACAATTATCCGTTCCGCGGAATTGGTGATCTCGCCCATTCAGCCGGCGATCAAGGAACTTGAGGCTGCGGGCCAGGCTGTCGCTGCGGTCAACGAGATCAATGACCGGTTCGGCTTGAGTATTGCCCATGTCAATGTCCGAACGCGCATTTCGATGCCTGGACGCAACCTCGAAGCCTACCGTTATATAAGGCCATTTGTTGCCGGTCTCGTAGCCGCGGAATATCGAACACGACTTCTCGACACCGAGCTGTTCGAGCGCAACATTTATCGCGAGATCCAGAACGGTCTGGGAACCCTGCAGATGCAGGAGCTGACGGATCCGGTTCGAAAGGCAAGGATTGAGGTTCAGGCACTGGTCGAAGAGATCGAGCGGTACCGGGCATCCAACAGTTCGGAAGGTGCGGCATGA
- a CDS encoding DUF1173 domain-containing protein gives MRTFQIAEEIVKERSEDFADRLAIAYEKERRPLCLCRNPGVPMYVARIGDQLIVKRMPLSGRAHDPQCGSYEPPYELTGLGPLIGSAIQIDVSTGAAALKLDFTMTKRASRSLSVTSSAQRPKNEPRKLSLRALLHYLWHEGGLTEWTSLWIGKRHWWHVRSHLVEAARTMTVRGEPLVDRLFVPEPFRADDRQAIEQRRAVALAEIYQMPGPKRLMLLVGEIKEFGEARSGRKVIIKHMPGFPLFLEDRAWTSLQNRFSAQLELWQANEVSHLLAIMTIGATGSGLTTINEIALMTVTAEWLPMDNVYEERVLDRLTKMRRKSVKGLRFNLSPSLPVAFATLPEAKPVPVALYLVPPDAGDAFESALGEMIKARPDLGSWVWRINDGEMPRLPPG, from the coding sequence GTGCGCACGTTTCAGATCGCAGAAGAGATCGTCAAAGAACGAAGCGAGGATTTTGCCGATCGCCTGGCGATCGCATACGAGAAGGAACGGCGACCCCTATGCCTTTGCCGAAACCCGGGTGTGCCGATGTATGTTGCTCGGATCGGCGATCAGCTCATCGTCAAGCGCATGCCGCTCAGCGGCCGCGCGCACGATCCTCAATGTGGATCCTATGAGCCTCCATATGAACTGACGGGCCTCGGACCTCTGATCGGAAGTGCGATCCAGATCGATGTTTCGACCGGTGCGGCCGCCTTGAAGCTCGATTTCACCATGACGAAACGGGCATCTCGGTCGCTGTCCGTCACAAGCAGTGCGCAGCGCCCGAAGAACGAGCCACGCAAGCTGTCGCTTCGTGCGCTCCTGCACTACCTCTGGCACGAGGGTGGGTTAACCGAATGGACGTCGCTCTGGATTGGCAAGCGACATTGGTGGCATGTTCGCAGCCACCTTGTCGAGGCGGCTCGCACCATGACGGTGCGGGGAGAACCGCTGGTCGATCGGCTTTTCGTCCCCGAACCGTTCCGGGCAGACGACAGACAAGCAATCGAGCAACGCCGCGCGGTGGCGCTGGCGGAGATTTACCAGATGCCCGGCCCGAAGAGGTTGATGCTGCTGGTTGGCGAGATCAAGGAGTTCGGCGAGGCACGATCCGGCCGCAAGGTCATCATCAAGCATATGCCGGGTTTTCCGCTTTTCCTCGAGGATCGTGCCTGGACGTCGTTGCAAAACCGCTTCAGCGCTCAGTTGGAACTGTGGCAGGCCAACGAGGTTTCCCATTTGCTGGCCATCATGACGATCGGCGCGACGGGATCAGGGCTGACGACAATCAATGAGATCGCTTTGATGACGGTGACGGCCGAGTGGCTGCCGATGGACAACGTCTACGAGGAACGTGTGCTTGATAGGCTGACGAAGATGCGGCGCAAGAGCGTGAAGGGGCTTCGGTTCAATTTGTCGCCTTCGCTTCCGGTGGCGTTTGCCACGCTACCGGAGGCGAAACCTGTGCCCGTTGCGCTCTATCTTGTGCCACCGGACGCCGGCGACGCGTTTGAATCCGCGTTGGGCGAAATGATCAAGGCACGCCCCGACCTTGGTTCCTGGGTCTGGCGGATCAATGACGGAGAAATGCCCCGCCTCCCGCCGGGTTAA
- a CDS encoding WGR domain-containing protein produces MFHCRFQLYCQRVDASKNMARYYALSIQPTLFGEMAVVRAWGRIGKRGGEKSEVFPTEREAASRFLELVRRKRQRGYRPVGNCGHLGV; encoded by the coding sequence ATGTTTCACTGTCGGTTTCAGCTCTATTGCCAGCGCGTCGATGCGAGCAAGAATATGGCGCGCTACTACGCCTTGTCGATCCAACCGACCTTGTTCGGAGAGATGGCCGTTGTCCGCGCCTGGGGCCGGATCGGTAAGCGCGGCGGCGAGAAGAGCGAGGTGTTTCCAACGGAGCGGGAGGCCGCTTCGCGTTTTCTGGAACTGGTGCGCAGGAAGCGCCAGAGGGGCTACAGACCCGTGGGAAACTGTGGACACCTTGGGGTTTGA
- a CDS encoding DUF2958 domain-containing protein — MQLIIDNIRTRLLENGARFAEGPDFDPVPVFKLFTPDGAATWLIASAEPDEPDILFGLCDLGVGFPELGSVRLSEIENIRGLLGLPVERDLGFRPSKPISAYTSEAITRGTIVS, encoded by the coding sequence ATGCAGCTCATCATCGATAACATCCGCACGAGGCTTCTGGAGAATGGCGCCCGCTTCGCGGAGGGTCCAGACTTCGACCCCGTTCCCGTGTTTAAACTGTTCACACCCGACGGCGCAGCAACCTGGCTCATTGCATCGGCCGAACCCGACGAGCCAGACATTTTGTTCGGCCTTTGCGATCTCGGGGTTGGCTTCCCCGAGCTCGGCAGCGTCAGGCTCTCGGAAATCGAAAACATCCGCGGGCTGCTCGGCCTGCCGGTCGAGCGCGACCTCGGCTTCAGGCCCAGCAAACCGATTTCTGCCTATACCAGCGAGGCAATAACGCGAGGGACTATTGTCTCCTGA
- a CDS encoding DUF736 family protein, which yields MATTIATLTQKTDGSLEGIFATIKVNAPIALIPNATKASDVAPDYRIIHRRTGFEIGAGWYRHSQRTGEEYLSVKLEAPEIGVIFGNVAPAPGGDDSRKVILWNDPDA from the coding sequence ATGGCCACCACGATCGCAACCCTGACCCAGAAGACCGACGGCTCGCTCGAAGGCATCTTCGCCACGATCAAGGTCAACGCCCCGATCGCCCTGATCCCGAACGCCACCAAGGCGAGCGACGTCGCTCCCGACTACAGGATCATCCACCGCCGCACCGGCTTTGAAATCGGCGCCGGCTGGTACCGCCACTCCCAGCGGACCGGCGAGGAATACCTCTCGGTGAAGCTGGAGGCTCCGGAGATCGGCGTGATCTTCGGCAACGTCGCTCCCGCGCCCGGCGGCGACGACAGCCGCAAGGTCATCCTCTGGAACGACCCTGATGCCTGA
- a CDS encoding type II toxin-antitoxin system Phd/YefM family antitoxin — MRQFTTRDLDKQVGDVTDAAAREPVVLTRHNNPRFVLMSYEHYERMRAGADSRRAYRVSEMPDEHAVHFDEAVGRLARGERYDDEP; from the coding sequence ATGCGACAGTTTACGACACGCGATCTCGACAAGCAGGTTGGCGATGTCACCGATGCCGCCGCCCGCGAACCGGTTGTCCTCACCCGGCACAATAACCCCCGTTTCGTTCTCATGAGCTATGAGCATTACGAGCGGATGCGTGCGGGCGCCGATTCGCGCCGCGCCTACCGTGTCTCGGAAATGCCGGACGAACACGCCGTCCACTTTGATGAGGCTGTCGGACGGCTGGCGCGCGGTGAGCGCTATGACGATGAGCCGTGA
- a CDS encoding type II toxin-antitoxin system prevent-host-death family antitoxin: protein MKQFTFSDMNRASGEILEAALIEPVTLTKRGKDKLVIVTAEQYRKLIGYSHTVAYGLMDAPEEIHQELMTGLEDIIEADNA, encoded by the coding sequence ATGAAGCAATTCACCTTCTCAGATATGAACAGAGCCTCAGGGGAAATCCTCGAAGCGGCTTTGATCGAACCTGTGACATTGACGAAGCGCGGCAAGGACAAACTCGTCATTGTGACCGCCGAGCAGTACCGCAAGCTCATCGGTTATTCCCACACCGTCGCATACGGCCTGATGGATGCTCCCGAAGAAATCCACCAGGAACTCATGACCGGTCTTGAGGATATTATCGAGGCCGACAATGCTTGA
- a CDS encoding DUF2493 domain-containing protein, translating into MNLLAPLDDGFEPHHASSPTDRFIYEMQLYGHRPLQDEPDPRGLPEEPVVQSAITAIFDAFVEMFGDTRLEPDLEDLLWSSVNLFHRAGERIQRELQRNEDAQHSGQEEQDGSEVKSVELERLIAEGITLLERRNAFEFMRDYAADLFGAETGSTWRPRTGSKVSHANMTAAMIDSRDFLSARRHAETEVLIPAGTKIAFSGGMDYNDHECIFDALDRARAKFPDLVLLHGGSPKGAERIAACWAENRKVTQISFKPNWTKHAKAAPFRRNDDMLSVMPAGVIIFPGSGITGNLADKSRRLGIPVWRFGGVSFR; encoded by the coding sequence ATGAACCTGCTGGCGCCCCTCGACGACGGCTTTGAGCCTCACCACGCATCGTCACCAACCGACCGCTTCATTTACGAAATGCAGCTCTACGGCCACCGCCCCCTCCAGGACGAGCCAGACCCACGTGGACTGCCGGAAGAGCCGGTCGTCCAGTCGGCCATCACCGCAATCTTCGACGCCTTCGTCGAGATGTTCGGCGACACGCGGCTGGAACCCGATCTCGAAGACCTGCTCTGGTCGAGCGTCAATCTCTTCCACCGCGCCGGCGAGCGCATCCAGCGCGAACTGCAGCGCAACGAGGACGCGCAGCACAGCGGGCAGGAGGAGCAGGACGGTTCCGAGGTGAAAAGCGTCGAGCTCGAACGTCTCATCGCCGAAGGCATCACGCTGCTGGAACGCCGCAACGCCTTCGAATTCATGCGCGACTATGCTGCCGACCTGTTCGGGGCTGAGACCGGTTCGACCTGGCGTCCGCGCACCGGCTCGAAGGTCAGCCATGCCAATATGACGGCGGCGATGATCGATAGCAGGGATTTCCTTTCCGCCCGCCGCCATGCAGAGACGGAGGTATTGATCCCGGCCGGTACCAAGATCGCCTTCTCCGGTGGCATGGACTACAACGATCATGAATGCATCTTTGATGCGCTCGATCGCGCCCGCGCCAAATTCCCGGACCTGGTGCTGCTGCACGGCGGCTCGCCGAAAGGCGCCGAACGCATTGCCGCCTGTTGGGCCGAAAACCGCAAGGTGACCCAGATCAGCTTCAAGCCCAACTGGACGAAGCACGCAAAGGCTGCTCCCTTCCGTCGCAACGACGACATGTTGTCGGTTATGCCCGCCGGCGTCATCATCTTCCCGGGTTCCGGTATTACCGGCAATCTCGCGGACAAAAGCCGCCGCCTCGGCATCCCCGTCTGGCGCTTCGGAGGTGTCAGTTTCCGCTAA